The following coding sequences are from one Bacteroidia bacterium window:
- a CDS encoding tetratricopeptide repeat protein has translation MAFFTQSLYSQTLNSADSLRKLLVETKEDSTKINLYLKLGDVFEVDMPDSADTYYGIALGIAKNGSDNTCIAKCYNKQGLFYSNNGNYDLAHKAFNLQLKIVEIQNNLPEVASCYLNLGELFICQGNYPKSLDLFQKSIKIYERLIISKDPEISLSGKKGIIRSYNSIGRVHAENSNYDRANEYFRKALSVVEKIGDKRVIAGCYNNIGNVYYMKGDFSNAIVYYQKSLKVVEELNDKQGMSERYNNIGLVYADKGNNNLAISFYLKSLKIDEELGDKRGMAIVLGNISLLKIQLKEYKEAIVYAEKSLEIARKIGSLDEEKCAYGYLSAIYDSIGNYKKTTEYLKLFKLMNDSIFNLESARQVKEMEAVYQTEKKQKEIELLSKDKELQKAEISKQETQKIGFIIGFIFVLIFAVVIFRSYNNKKKANVLLTEQKRQIQEKNEELNQQNEEIAAQRDEIESQRDLVTLQKEKIEEIHTELTSSIHYAKRIQNAVLPNKEFTDTLLTDYFVLLKPRNIVSGDFYWLTIKKNLLFVAVADCTGHGVPGAFMSMLGISLLNEIVNTQEVSTASQLLNELRKHVLISLQQKGVLGEQSLSNPLVQDGMDISLICINLESVFSDKGEEKYSVQFSGANNSLYIISSSVSPSYSSKLDQGGVEGNEESTSLSNSNVMGVTHKLMELKGDKMPISMYKNMADFSNHEFTLVKGDTIYLCTDGFSDQFGGPCERKYLSKNFKKLLLENSHKAMKEQKTILNEAIETWINGYGKSFEQTDDITVMGIKI, from the coding sequence TTGGCTTTTTTTACTCAAAGTTTATATTCGCAAACCTTAAATAGTGCGGATAGTTTAAGGAAACTGCTAGTTGAAACAAAAGAAGACAGCACAAAAATTAATCTTTATTTAAAACTCGGTGACGTATTTGAAGTAGATATGCCCGATTCTGCCGATACGTACTATGGAATTGCGCTTGGTATTGCGAAAAACGGTTCAGACAATACCTGTATTGCAAAATGTTACAATAAACAAGGACTGTTTTACAGTAATAACGGAAACTATGATTTAGCTCATAAAGCATTTAATTTGCAATTAAAAATCGTAGAGATCCAGAACAACCTTCCAGAAGTTGCAAGTTGTTATTTGAATCTTGGAGAATTATTTATTTGTCAGGGCAACTATCCTAAATCTCTTGATTTATTTCAAAAATCGATTAAAATTTATGAACGTTTAATTATCTCAAAAGATCCTGAGATTTCTTTATCCGGAAAAAAAGGAATAATAAGAAGTTATAATAGCATTGGCAGAGTTCATGCTGAAAACAGTAATTATGACAGAGCTAATGAATATTTTAGAAAGGCACTATCCGTAGTAGAAAAAATTGGTGATAAAAGAGTTATAGCAGGATGTTATAATAATATTGGAAATGTGTATTATATGAAGGGTGATTTTTCTAATGCAATCGTTTATTATCAGAAATCTTTAAAAGTTGTTGAAGAATTAAATGATAAACAGGGCATGTCAGAAAGATACAACAACATTGGTCTTGTATATGCCGATAAAGGAAATAATAATCTGGCTATAAGCTTTTATTTAAAGTCTTTAAAAATAGACGAGGAACTAGGCGATAAGCGAGGAATGGCAATTGTGTTAGGGAATATTTCTTTATTGAAAATTCAATTAAAAGAGTATAAGGAAGCAATTGTTTATGCAGAAAAGAGTTTAGAGATAGCTAGAAAAATAGGTAGTCTTGATGAGGAAAAATGTGCTTATGGATATTTATCTGCAATTTATGACAGTATAGGTAATTATAAAAAAACTACTGAGTATCTTAAGTTATTTAAACTGATGAATGACAGTATTTTTAATTTAGAATCTGCCAGGCAGGTAAAAGAAATGGAAGCAGTTTATCAAACAGAAAAAAAGCAGAAGGAAATAGAATTATTAAGTAAAGATAAAGAACTTCAAAAAGCAGAAATAAGCAAGCAGGAAACACAAAAAATTGGTTTTATCATCGGATTTATTTTTGTTCTTATTTTTGCAGTAGTAATATTTAGAAGTTATAATAACAAAAAGAAAGCGAATGTATTACTGACTGAACAGAAAAGACAAATTCAGGAAAAAAACGAAGAACTTAATCAGCAAAACGAGGAAATTGCTGCACAAAGAGACGAAATAGAGAGCCAGCGTGATCTTGTAACATTACAAAAAGAAAAAATTGAGGAAATTCATACAGAGCTTACTTCAAGTATTCATTATGCAAAAAGGATACAGAATGCTGTGTTACCTAATAAGGAATTTACAGATACCTTATTGACCGACTATTTTGTTTTATTAAAACCCAGAAATATTGTTAGCGGAGATTTTTACTGGCTTACAATTAAAAAGAATTTATTATTTGTTGCTGTTGCCGATTGTACCGGACACGGTGTTCCCGGTGCTTTTATGTCAATGTTGGGGATATCATTATTAAATGAAATAGTAAATACACAGGAAGTATCAACAGCAAGCCAGTTATTAAATGAGTTAAGAAAACATGTATTAATCTCACTTCAGCAAAAAGGTGTTTTAGGAGAACAGTCCTTATCAAATCCACTTGTTCAGGATGGAATGGATATTTCTTTAATTTGTATTAATCTTGAATCTGTATTTTCTGATAAAGGCGAAGAAAAATATTCTGTTCAGTTTTCAGGAGCTAACAATTCACTTTATATTATATCTTCTTCAGTCAGCCCGAGTTACAGTTCTAAGCTCGATCAAGGAGGAGTTGAAGGTAATGAAGAAAGCACTTCACTTAGCAATTCGAATGTGATGGGTGTAACTCATAAATTAATGGAGTTAAAGGGCGATAAGATGCCAATATCAATGTACAAAAACATGGCAGATTTTAGTAATCATGAATTTACTTTAGTAAAAGGAGATACAATTTACTTGTGTACAGATGGTTTTTCTGATCAGTTTGGAGGCCCTTGCGAACGAAAATATCTTTCAAAGAATTTTAAAAAATTATTGTTGGAAAATTCTCATAAAGCAATGAAAGAACAGAAAACAATACTTAATGAAGCGATTGAAACATGGATTAATGGCTATGGAAAATCATTTGAACAAACAGATGATATTACTGTAATGGGTATAAAAATTTAA